Proteins from a single region of Lepus europaeus isolate LE1 chromosome 4, mLepTim1.pri, whole genome shotgun sequence:
- the F12 gene encoding coagulation factor XII, with protein sequence MRTLLLLGSLLMSLDSVLASPPWKVPKGHKQRADAHMMVLTVTGEPCHFPFQYHRQLYHTCIHKGRPGPRPWCATTPNFDRDRQWAHCLEHRDVKDHCSKHSPCHKGGTCVNTPRGPHCFCPGHLTGKHCQREKCFEPQLHRFFHENDMWYRFERAGVAKCRCKGPDAHCKLLASQACPTNTCLNQGSCLVAEGHHLCHCRPPYTGPFCDLDTQANCYKDRGLSYRGLARTTLSGASCQSWASEATYRNMTAEQALSRGLGDHAFCRNPDNDIRPWCFVLNGDRLSWEYCDLAPCQVPTQATPPVQVLPERQDLPLPPPSAVQKPQPTTQPPPRAPTPASPEVSQLQTPLSRADSLSCGQRLRKRLSSLSRIVGGLVALPGAHPYIAALYWGHNFCAGSLIDPCWVLTAAHCLQDRPAPEELTVVLGQSRHNQSCEQCQTLAVRSYRLHEAFSPNSYQHDLALLRLRESADGSCALLSPYVQPVCLPSGAAQTPESESETALCEVAGWGHQYEGAEEYSSFLQEAQVPFIPLERCSAPDVHGAAILPGMLCAGFLEGGTDACQGDSGGPLVCEEGTEELRLTLRGIISWGSGCGDRYKPGVYTNVANYLAWIREHTAS encoded by the exons TTCTCACAGTCACCGGGGAGCCCTGTCACTTCCCCTTCCAGTACCACCGGCAGCTGTACCACACCTGCATTCACAAAGGCCGGCCAGGCCCACGGCCCTG GTGTGCTACCACCCCCAACTTTGATCGGGACCGGCAATGGGCACACTGCCTGGAGCACAGGGATGTGAAAG ATCATTGCAGCAAACACAGCCCCTGTCACAAAGGAGGGACGTGTGTGAACACACCCAGGGGGCCGCACTGCTTCTGTCCGGGACACCTCACTGGGAAGCACTGCCAGAGAG AGAAGTGCTTCGAGCCCCAGCTTCACCGCTTCTTCCACGAGAATGACATGTGGTATCGATTCGAGCGGGCAGGTGTGGCCAAATGCCGTTGCAAGGGTCCTGATGCCCACTGCAAGCTGCTGGCCAGCCAGG CGTGCCCCACCAACACGTGCCTGAACCAAGGCAGCTGCCTCGTGGCAGAGGGACACCACCTCTGCCATTGCCGCCCACCCTACACAGGACCTTTCTGCGACTTGG acaCTCAGGCCAACTGCTATAAAGACCGCGGGCTCAGCTACCGGGGCTTGGCCAGGACCACGCTCTCAGGAGCCTCGTGTCAGTCCTGGGCTTCGGAGGCCACCTACCGGAACATGACCGCAGAACAAGCGCTGAGTCGGGGTCTGGGCGACCACGCCTTCTGCCG GAACCCGGACAACGACATCCGCCCGTGGTGCTTCGTGTTGAACGGAGACCGGCTGAGCTGGGAGTATTGCGACCTGGCGCCATGCCAGGTTCCAACCCAGGCAACACCTCCAGTGCAGGTCCTTCCTGAGCGTCAGGACCTACCCTTGCCCCCGCCCTCCGCGGTGCAGAAGCCTCAGCCCACCACGCAGCCGCCACCGCGGGCCCCCACCCCAG CCTCGCCCGAGGTGTCCCAGCTGCAAACTCCCCTGTCCCGGGCCGACTCGCTCAGCTGCGGACAGCGGCTCCGTAAGCGGCTGTCCTCGCTGAGCCGTATCGTCGGCGGGCTGGTCGCTCTCCCCGGGGCACACCCCTATATAGCCGCGCTGTACTGGGGCCACAACTTCTGCGCCGGCAGTCTCATCGACCCCTGCTGGGTGCTGACTGCGGCCCACTGCCTGCAGGACCG GCCGGCGCCCGAGGAGCTGACGGTGGTGCTGGGCCAGAGCCGCCATAACCAAAGCTGCGAGCAGTGCCAGACGCTGGCCGTGCGCTCCTACCGCCTGCATGAGGCCTTCTCTCCCAACAGCTACCAGCACGACCTAG CTTTGCTGCGCCTGCGGGAGAGCGCCGACGGCAGCTGCGCGCTCCTGTCGCCTTACGTGCAGCCGGTGTGCCTGCCTAGCGGCGCCGCCCAAACTCCCGAGTCCGAGTCCGAGACGGCGCTCTGCGAGGTGGCTGGCTGGGGCCACCAGTATGAGG GGGCAGAGGaatactccagcttcctgcaggaggcGCAGGTGCCCTTCATCCCCTTGGAGCGCTGCTCGGCCCCCGACGTGCACGGAGCTGCCATCCTCCCTGGAATGCTGTGCGCTGGCTTCTTGGAGGGCGGCACCGACGCCTGCCAG GGTGACTCCGGGGGCCCTCTGGTGTGTGAGGAGGGGACCGAAGAGCTTAGGCTCACCCTGCGAGGCATCATCAGCTGGGGCTCGGGCTGTGGAGACCGCTACAAGCCAGGCGTCTACACTAACGTGGCCAACTACCTGGCGTGGATCCGGGAGCACACCGCTTCCTGA
- the PFN3 gene encoding profilin-3: MGDWKGYISAVLRDQRIDDVAIVGHSDNRCVWASRPGGLLAAISPQEVGVLTGPDRQTFLQAGLSVAGRRCCVIRDHLLAEGDGVLDARTKGLDGRAVCVGHTPRALLVLMGRRGVHGGLLNKTVHELIRGLRTQGA; the protein is encoded by the coding sequence ATGGGCGATTGGAAGGGCTACATCAGTGCGGTGCTGCGGGACCAGCGCATCGACGACGTGGCCATCGTGGGCCACTCGGACAACCGCTGCGTGTGGGCGTCGCGGCCCGGGGGCCTGCTGGCGGCCATCTCCCCGCAGGAGGTGGGCGTGCTCACCGGGCCCGACCGACAGACCTTCCTGCAGGCGGGCCTGAGCGTGGCCGGCCGCCGCTGCTGCGTCATCCGCGACCACCTGCTGGCCGAGGGAGATGGCGTACTGGACGCGCGCACCAAGGGGCTGGATGGGCGCGCCGTCTGCGTGGGCCACACGCCGCGCGCACTGCTGGTGCTCATGGGCCGGCGCGGCGTGCATGGCGGCCTCCTCAACAAGACCGTGCACGAGCTGATCCGCGGGTTGCGCACCCAGGGCGCCTAG
- the SLC34A1 gene encoding sodium-dependent phosphate transport protein 2A produces the protein MISHRERLGNPAVSPPPVCAGPRGPMMHGATFAYVPSPQVMHRIPGTSAYAFPSLSPVALTEHGCPYGEARERHEPLPAKLALEEEQKPESSWAQELRRVAMTLLKVPLMVTFLYLFVCSLDVLSSAFQLAGGKVAGDIFKDNAILANPVAGLVVGILVTVLVQSSSTATSIIVSMVSSGLLEVSSAIPIIMGSNIGTSVTNTIVALMQAGDRTDFRRAFAGATVHDCFNWLSVLVLLPLEAATGYLHHVTGLVVASFNIRGGRDAPDLLKTITEPFTKLIIQLDRSVITSIATGDESLRNHSLIRIWCHQDSMEASTSMARVETNISRAHGNATMEKCNHIFVDTQLPDLAVGLILLAGSLVLLCTCLILLVKMLNSLLKGQVAKVIQKVINTDLPAPFTWVTGYFAMVVGAAMTFIVQSSSVFTSAITPLVGLGVISIERAYPLTLGSNIGTTTTAILAALASPREKLSSSFQIALCHFFFNISGILLWYPLPCTRLPIRMAKALGRRTAKYRWFAVLYLLVCFLLLPSLVFGISMAGWRAMVGVGAPFGALLAFVVLINILQSRSPGRLPKWLQTWDFLPHWMHSLQPLDRLITHATLCCARSEPRSPQLPARVFLEELPPATPSPRLALPAHHNATRL, from the exons ATGATATCCCACAGAGAGCGGCTGGGCAACCCGGCTGTGTCCCCGCCCCCAGTCTGCGCAGGACCCAGGGGCCCCATGATGCACGGGGCCACCTTTGCATATGTGCCCAGCCCCCAGG ttATGCACAGGATCCCAGGGACCTCTGCCTATGCCTTCCCCAGCTTGAGTCCCGTGGCCCTCACGGAGCATGGCTGCCCCTATGGGGAGGCCCGGGAGCGACACGAGCCACTGCCTGCCAAGCTggccctggaggaggagcagaagcCAG AGTCCAGCTGGGCCCAGGAGCTTCGGCGGGTGGCCATGACACTTCTCAAGGTGCCACTCATGGTCACCTTCCTCTACCTCTTTGTCTGCTCCCTGGACGTGCTCAGCTCTGCCTTCCAGCTGGCGGGAG GGAAGGTGGCTGGTGACATCTTCAAGGACAACGCCATCCTGGCCAACCCCGTGGCAGGGCTGGTGGTGGGGATCCTGGTCACCGTGCTGGTGCAGAGTTCCAGCACCGCCACCTCCATCATCGTCAGCATGGTCTCCTCTGGCT TGCTGGAGGTGAGCTCTGCCATCCCCATCATCATGGGCTCCAACATTGGCACCTCCGTCACCAACACCATCGTGGCCCTGATGCAGGCAGGGGACAGGACTGACTTCCGGCG ggccttcGCGGGGGCCACAGTGCACGACTGCTTTAACTGGCTGTCCGTTCTGGTCCTGCTGCCCCTGGAGGCTGCCACCGGCTACCTGCACCACGTCACTGGGCTCGTGGTCGCCTCCTTCAACATCCGTGGTGGCCGCGATGCTCCCGACCTGCTCAAGACCATCACGGAGCCCTTCACAAAACTCATCAtccag CTGGACAGGTCCGTGATCACCAGCATTGCCACAGGGGACGAATCCCTGAGGAACCACAGTCTCATCCGGATCTGGTGCCACCAAGACTCCATGGAG GCTTCTACCTCCATGGCCAGGGTAGAGACCAACATCAGCCGGGCCCATGGAAATGCCACCATGGAGAAAT GCAATCACATCTTCGTGGACACGCAGCTGCCTGACCTGGCCGTGGGGCTCATCCTGCTGGCTGGCTCCTTGGTGCTCCTGTGCACCTGTCTCATTCTCCTTGTCAAGATGCTCAACTCCCTGCTCAAGGGCCAGGTGGCCAAGGTCATCCAGAAAGTGATCAACACCG ACCTGCCTGCCCCCTTCACCTGGGTCACGGGCTACTTCGCCATGGTGGTGGGCGCAGCTATGACCTTCATTGTCCAAAGTAGCTCCGTGTTCACCTCGGCCATCACCCCGCTCGTTG GCTTGGGAGTGATCAGCATCGAGCGAGCCTACCCTCTCACACTGGGCTCCAACATCggcaccaccaccactgccatcctGGCTGCCCTGGCTAGCCCCCGGGAGAAGCTGTCCAGCTCCTTCCAG ATCGCCCTGTGTCACTTCTTCTTCAACATCTCGGGCATCCTGCTCTGGTACCCGCTACCCTGCACACGCCTGCCCATCCGCATGGCCAAGGCGCTGGGCAGACGCACCGCCAAGTACCGTTGGTTCGCTGTCCTCTACCTCCTCGTatgcttcctgctgctgccttcGCTGGTGTTTGGCATCTCCATGGCAGGCTGGCGGGCCATGGTAGGGGTGGGTGCACCCTTCGGGGCCCTGCTGGCCTTCGTGGTGCTCATCAACATCCTGCAAAGTCGAAGCCCCGGGCGCCTGCCCAAGTGGCTGCAGACGTGGGACTTCCTGCCACACTGGATGcactccctgcagcccctggacCGCCTCATCACCCATGCCACCTTGTGCTGTGCCAGGTCCGAGCCCCGCTcaccccagctgcctgccagggtcttcTTGGAGGAGTTGCCCCCCGCCACGCCCTCCCCCCGCCTCGCACTGCCTGCTCACCACAATGCTACCCGCCTCTAG